A window from Argopecten irradians isolate NY chromosome 3, Ai_NY, whole genome shotgun sequence encodes these proteins:
- the LOC138318534 gene encoding D-aminoacyl-tRNA deacylase-like: MKLLIQRVSQAKVTVDGEIVSSIGKGLCALVGITNKDTPKEMDYMVRKLLNLRLFDDDQGKRWSKNVMEKNYDVLCVSQFTLCMILKGNKPDFHSAMPPEMSQEFYAEFVRKMGEAYNPSKIKDGVFGAHMQVHIQNDGPVTIPLESPESLQDEGKKQKKWNNPKNQSSNASKNSTASKSSVEQDTGSGPVSGTDVMEQSEGAASGGSQGEAGSALQS; this comes from the exons ATGAAATTGCTAATTCAGAGAGTTTCTCAGGCCAAAGTTACAG ttGATGGGGAGATTGTAAGTTCCATCGGAAAAGGACTATGTGCTCTAGTTGGAATCACCAATAAAGATACACCAAAAGAGATggactatat GGTACGGAAATTGCTTAATCTAAGGTTATTTGATGATGATCAGGGAAAAAGATGGTCTAAAAATGTAATGGAGAAAAACtatgatgttttatgtgtgAGCCAG TTTACTCTCTGTATGATTTTGAAGGGCAACAAGCCAGATTTTCATTCTGCTATGCCTCCAGAAATGTCACAAGAGTTTTATGCTGAATTCGTCAGGAAGATGGGAGAAGCATATAATCCATCAAAAATTAAAG ATGGAGTGTTTGGAGCTCACATGCAAGTTCATATACAAAATGATGGACCTGTCACAATACCTCTAGAATCTCCCGAATCTCTTCAG GATGAAGGAAAAAAGCAAAAGAAGTGGAATAATCCCAAAAACCAATCCTCTAATGCTTCAAAAAACTCCACAGCATCCAAATCATCTGTGGAACAGGACACAGGAAGTGGCCCTGTATCAGGGACAGATGTGATGGAGCAGAGTGAGGGAGCAGCGTCCGGTGGATCTCAGGGGGAGGCAGGGTCAGCCCTTCAGAGTTGA